Proteins co-encoded in one Bradyrhizobium sp. 170 genomic window:
- the ssuC gene encoding aliphatic sulfonate ABC transporter permease SsuC, whose protein sequence is MSLIDSFSRVSAPKLPRIDGLIPWIVPLAIILIWQLACVTGFVSARVLPAPSDVALAGWKLLLSGELARNIWVSFWRASIGFLIGGSIGFSFGLANGLSQLSSKLTDTTLQMVRNIPHLALIPLVILWFGIDESAKLFLVALGVFFPIYLNTLHGIRTVDPQLIEMGRIYGMTDGELFRRVIFPGALPSIFVGLRFALGIMWLTLIVAETIAASSGLGYMAMQAREFMLIDVVVLSILIYALLGKLADSASRALERLTLSWHPAFQKH, encoded by the coding sequence ATGAGTCTCATCGACAGTTTTTCGCGCGTCAGTGCACCGAAACTGCCGCGGATCGACGGCTTGATCCCGTGGATCGTGCCGCTCGCAATCATCCTGATATGGCAGCTTGCCTGCGTCACCGGCTTCGTGTCCGCACGCGTGCTGCCGGCGCCGAGCGACGTCGCGCTGGCGGGATGGAAGCTCCTGCTGTCAGGCGAGCTGGCCCGCAACATCTGGGTCAGCTTCTGGCGCGCCAGCATCGGATTTTTGATCGGAGGCAGCATCGGCTTCTCCTTTGGCCTCGCCAACGGCCTGTCGCAGCTCTCCAGCAAGCTGACCGATACGACGCTGCAGATGGTGCGCAACATCCCGCATCTGGCGCTGATCCCGCTCGTCATCCTGTGGTTCGGGATCGATGAATCCGCAAAACTGTTCCTGGTCGCGCTCGGCGTGTTCTTCCCGATCTATCTGAACACATTGCACGGCATCCGCACCGTCGATCCGCAATTGATCGAAATGGGCCGCATCTATGGCATGACCGACGGCGAATTGTTCCGCCGGGTGATATTCCCGGGCGCCTTGCCGTCGATCTTCGTCGGCCTGCGCTTCGCGCTCGGCATCATGTGGCTGACCTTGATCGTGGCCGAAACCATCGCCGCGTCATCGGGCCTCGGTTACATGGCGATGCAGGCGCGCGAGTTCATGCTGATCGATGTCGTGGTGCTGTCGATCCTCATCTATGCACTGCTCGGAAAGCTGGCCGACAGCGCGTCACGCGCGCTGGAACGGCTGACGCTGTCCTGGCATCCGGCCTTCCAGAAACATTGA
- a CDS encoding sigma-54 dependent transcriptional regulator, whose amino-acid sequence MRLLIVGTLKGQLTTATKIAMANGASVTHAEAIEQAMAVLRGGKGADLLLVDVALDIRDLVMRLEAEHIHVPIVACGISNDARAAVAAIHAGAKEYIPLPPDPELIAAVLAAVANDSRDLIYRDEAMGKVVKLAQQIAGSDASVMITGESGTGKEVLARYVHSRSGRAKRPFISINCAAIPEHLLESELFGHEKGAFTGAVARRIGKFEEATGGTLLLDEISEMDVRLQSKLLRAIQERVIDRVGGTRPVPVDIRIIATSNRNLADAVREGTFREDLLFRLNVVNLKIPPLRDRPADILELAQHFAKKYADANGVPLRPVSADARRVLTSNRWQGNVRELENTIHRSVLMAQGDEIGPEAILTPDGDRLDLAKTVPAVAHATFAAEQVTRALVGRTVADVERDLILETLKHCLGNRTHAANILGISIRTLRNKLNEYADGGIPITPAGAGEHQRFVAAG is encoded by the coding sequence ATGCGGCTTCTCATCGTTGGCACATTGAAGGGCCAGCTTACGACCGCCACCAAGATCGCGATGGCCAACGGGGCATCGGTGACCCACGCCGAAGCGATCGAACAGGCGATGGCCGTGCTGCGTGGCGGCAAGGGCGCCGACCTGCTGCTGGTCGACGTCGCCCTCGACATCCGCGACCTGGTGATGCGGCTGGAGGCCGAGCACATCCACGTGCCGATCGTGGCCTGCGGCATCTCCAACGACGCCCGCGCCGCGGTCGCCGCAATCCACGCCGGCGCCAAGGAATACATCCCGCTGCCGCCCGATCCGGAACTGATCGCCGCCGTTCTCGCCGCCGTCGCTAATGACTCGCGCGACCTGATCTATCGCGACGAAGCCATGGGCAAGGTCGTCAAGCTGGCGCAGCAGATCGCGGGCTCCGACGCCTCGGTGATGATCACCGGCGAATCCGGCACCGGCAAGGAAGTGCTCGCGCGTTATGTCCACTCCCGCTCGGGACGCGCCAAGCGGCCGTTCATTTCAATCAATTGCGCGGCGATCCCCGAGCATCTGTTGGAGTCCGAATTGTTCGGCCACGAGAAGGGCGCCTTCACCGGCGCCGTTGCCCGCCGCATCGGCAAGTTCGAGGAAGCGACCGGCGGCACGCTGCTGCTCGACGAAATCTCCGAGATGGACGTTCGCCTGCAATCCAAGCTGCTGCGCGCGATCCAGGAGCGCGTGATCGACCGCGTCGGCGGCACCAGGCCGGTGCCGGTCGATATCCGCATCATCGCGACCTCGAACCGCAACCTCGCAGACGCCGTGCGCGAAGGCACTTTCCGCGAGGACCTGCTGTTTCGTCTTAACGTCGTCAACCTGAAGATCCCGCCGCTGCGCGACCGACCGGCCGACATCCTCGAACTGGCGCAGCATTTCGCCAAGAAATATGCCGACGCCAATGGCGTACCGCTGCGTCCGGTCTCCGCCGACGCAAGGCGGGTGCTGACCTCGAACCGCTGGCAGGGCAACGTCCGCGAACTGGAAAACACCATCCATCGCTCGGTGCTGATGGCGCAGGGCGACGAGATCGGCCCCGAGGCCATCCTGACGCCCGACGGCGACCGCCTCGACCTCGCCAAGACCGTGCCCGCCGTGGCCCACGCCACCTTTGCCGCCGAGCAGGTGACGCGTGCGCTCGTCGGCCGCACTGTCGCCGATGTCGAACGCGACCTGATCCTGGAGACGCTGAAACACTGCCTGGGCAACCGGACCCATGCCGCCAACATTCTCGGCATCTCGATCCGCACGCTGCGCAACAAGCTGAACGAATATGCCGACGGCGGCATCCCGATTACGCCGGCAGGCGCAGGTGAACATCAACGTTTTGTCGCGGCGGGTTAG
- a CDS encoding flavin reductase family protein, translating into MRHLTGGVSVITAGRGRDISGMTVTSVSSLSVDPPALIVSINREASSWPLVKRYGFFGVNILTSDQIDIAERFTGKGGLRGADRFAGARWMTCASGVPLLVGSLAAVDCEVEDIVERHSHAIVIGRVLDVAVSTRTAALAYWQGRYVAIDQDEDAMKLAEVSVPARKTARKV; encoded by the coding sequence ATGCGCCACTTGACGGGTGGCGTCAGCGTTATCACCGCAGGCAGGGGCCGGGATATCTCGGGCATGACAGTTACCTCGGTATCGTCACTGTCGGTCGATCCGCCGGCCTTGATCGTCAGCATCAACCGGGAGGCCTCTTCCTGGCCGCTGGTGAAGCGCTACGGCTTTTTCGGCGTCAACATCCTGACGTCGGACCAGATCGATATCGCCGAGCGGTTTACCGGCAAGGGCGGGCTGAGGGGTGCCGACCGCTTTGCCGGCGCCCGGTGGATGACGTGCGCGTCCGGTGTGCCGCTGCTCGTAGGCAGCCTGGCGGCGGTCGACTGCGAGGTCGAGGATATCGTCGAGCGGCACTCGCACGCGATCGTCATCGGCCGAGTGCTGGATGTTGCGGTGTCAACGCGCACCGCGGCGCTGGCCTATTGGCAGGGGCGGTATGTCGCCATCGATCAGGATGAGGATGCGATGAAGCTTGCCGAGGTCAGCGTACCGGCGCGGAAAACCGCACGGAAGGTCTGA
- a CDS encoding FliH/SctL family protein: MAAPAKFLFDTDFAAPDKARERAATATEIAQKIAEAEARAYRAGYEAAQHEARVESDRRSALALEEIGITIRGIATRFSGIEAKMETEAVEVAVAVARKLCSELIVREPLGEIMALVSDCFSHLVATPHLVVRINDQLYEAAREKIERQAAQSGFEGRLVILAEPGIATGDCRIEWADGGVVLERAAIEVKISELVGRYLASRDQAGT, from the coding sequence ATGGCCGCGCCCGCAAAATTCCTGTTCGACACGGACTTCGCGGCGCCGGACAAGGCGCGCGAGCGTGCGGCAACGGCCACCGAGATCGCGCAGAAGATCGCCGAGGCCGAGGCACGTGCCTACCGCGCCGGCTACGAGGCGGCCCAGCACGAGGCCAGGGTGGAGAGCGACCGCCGCTCGGCGCTGGCGCTGGAAGAGATCGGCATCACCATCCGCGGCATCGCCACGCGTTTCTCCGGCATCGAGGCCAAAATGGAGACCGAGGCCGTCGAAGTCGCGGTCGCGGTGGCGCGCAAGCTGTGCAGCGAGCTGATCGTCCGCGAACCGCTCGGCGAGATCATGGCGCTGGTCAGCGACTGCTTCTCGCATCTGGTCGCCACCCCGCATCTCGTCGTCCGCATCAACGACCAGCTCTACGAGGCCGCCCGCGAGAAGATCGAACGGCAGGCAGCCCAGAGCGGCTTCGAGGGCCGGCTGGTGATCCTGGCCGAGCCCGGCATCGCAACCGGCGACTGCCGGATCGAATGGGCCGACGGTGGCGTGGTGCTGGAACGCGCGGCCATCGAAGTGAAGATCAGCGAACTCGTCGGGCGCTATCTGGCGTCCCGCGATCAGGCCGGAACGTAA
- the fliN gene encoding flagellar motor switch protein FliN, whose protein sequence is MSDTDAQVPLPDLNAADAPPIDDLAYNEDEQASRIAADLEAVFDVPVQVSAVLGRSKMDVGELLKLGPGTVLELDRRVGEAIDIYVNNRLVARGEVVLVEDKLGVTMTEIIKAERS, encoded by the coding sequence ATGAGTGACACCGACGCACAGGTACCGTTGCCCGATCTCAACGCCGCGGACGCCCCGCCGATCGACGATCTCGCCTACAACGAGGACGAACAGGCCTCGCGCATCGCGGCCGACCTCGAGGCCGTGTTCGACGTACCGGTGCAGGTCTCGGCCGTGCTCGGCCGCTCCAAGATGGACGTCGGCGAACTGTTGAAGCTCGGCCCCGGCACCGTGCTCGAACTGGACCGTCGCGTCGGCGAGGCCATCGACATCTACGTCAACAACCGCCTGGTGGCGCGTGGCGAGGTCGTGCTGGTGGAAGACAAGCTCGGCGTCACCATGACGGAAATCATCAAGGCGGAACGCAGCTAA
- a CDS encoding ATP-binding cassette domain-containing protein, protein MQEALRFRLSDAEPLGRAEIIEQARFARRGPRTASRGLSLTIRDLRKSFGDNEVLRGIDLHIPAGQSVAIVGRSGCGKSTLLRLIAGLETATAGTISLGEDARPEDVRVMFQEPRLLPWARVLSNVEVGLGRERNSAGAQARAESALVEVGLADKRSQWPAVLSGGQKQRVALARALVSQPRVLAFDEPLGALDALTRISMQRLLERVWHDQGFTAILVTHDVAEAVALADRVLVIEDGRVAEDFSVDVPRPRQRGSVELAALEGAILKNLLEGTEDTSDL, encoded by the coding sequence ATGCAAGAAGCCCTTCGTTTCCGTCTGTCGGACGCCGAGCCTCTCGGCCGCGCCGAGATCATCGAGCAGGCGCGCTTTGCGCGCCGCGGCCCCAGAACCGCGTCTCGCGGCCTTTCACTGACCATCCGTGATTTGCGCAAATCGTTCGGCGATAACGAGGTGCTGCGCGGCATCGACCTGCACATTCCCGCTGGCCAGTCGGTTGCGATCGTCGGCCGCAGCGGCTGCGGCAAGAGCACATTGCTCCGGCTGATTGCAGGCCTCGAGACCGCCACCGCCGGCACGATCAGCCTCGGCGAGGATGCGCGCCCTGAGGACGTCCGGGTCATGTTCCAGGAGCCACGGCTGTTGCCGTGGGCACGGGTGCTGTCGAACGTCGAGGTCGGACTCGGACGCGAACGAAACTCGGCCGGTGCGCAGGCCCGCGCCGAGAGCGCACTGGTTGAGGTTGGTCTCGCCGACAAGCGGTCGCAGTGGCCGGCGGTCCTGTCAGGCGGGCAGAAGCAGCGCGTCGCGCTCGCCCGCGCGCTGGTCAGCCAGCCGCGCGTGCTCGCCTTCGACGAGCCGCTTGGTGCGCTCGACGCGTTGACGCGCATTTCGATGCAGCGGCTGCTCGAACGGGTCTGGCACGATCAGGGCTTTACCGCGATCCTGGTGACGCACGACGTCGCCGAGGCCGTGGCCCTGGCCGACCGCGTGCTGGTGATCGAAGACGGCCGCGTCGCGGAGGATTTCAGCGTCGATGTTCCGCGTCCGCGGCAGCGCGGGTCGGTCGAACTGGCGGCGCTGGAAGGCGCCATCCTGAAAAATCTGCTGGAAGGTACGGAAGATACTTCCGACCTGTGA